In the genome of Patescibacteria group bacterium, one region contains:
- a CDS encoding YdeI/OmpD-associated family protein produces the protein MEDIKSFTTQKAFETWLDKNHTKAPALFIRIFKKASGKKTITYAEALDVCLCYGWIDSVKKSYDAESYLQRFGPRRAKGLWSKVNREHIARLIKENRMKPEGLAQVEAAQKDGRWDAAYDSPKNTVLPEDFLNEIKKDAKTYEFFLTLNKTNTYAIAFRLSTAKKPETRAKRMAAILEMLKEGKKFY, from the coding sequence ATGGAAGATATTAAATCTTTTACAACGCAAAAAGCATTTGAAACGTGGCTTGATAAAAATCACACTAAAGCACCGGCTCTGTTTATTCGCATATTTAAAAAAGCATCAGGGAAAAAGACTATCACCTATGCTGAAGCACTTGATGTGTGTCTGTGCTATGGATGGATTGATAGTGTTAAGAAAAGCTATGATGCCGAATCATATCTCCAACGATTTGGACCTCGACGAGCTAAGGGATTATGGTCTAAGGTAAATCGTGAACATATTGCACGGCTCATTAAAGAAAACAGGATGAAACCTGAAGGACTAGCACAGGTGGAAGCAGCACAGAAAGATGGACGATGGGATGCTGCATATGATTCGCCAAAGAATACTGTATTGCCTGAAGACTTTTTGAACGAGATAAAAAAAGATGCAAAAACATATGAGTTTTTTTTAACGCTTAACAAAACAAATACATATGCGATAGCTTTTCGATTGAGTACTGCAAAAAAGCCTGAGACTCGAGCAAAAAGAATGGCTGCTATTTTAGAAATGTTGAAAGAAGGAAAAAAGTTTTATTAA
- a CDS encoding DUF1801 domain-containing protein, with protein MHKDIQIYNKALLKEDKDICETLAQEILSALPQAENKVWHGHPVWFLDGNPVVGYSKLKDSVRLLFWSGQSFEEEGLNDEGSFKAADARYTSLDQINKKDLKRWLKKAEDIQWDYKNIVKRKGKLERLK; from the coding sequence ATGCATAAAGATATTCAAATTTATAACAAGGCTCTATTAAAAGAAGATAAAGATATTTGCGAAACACTTGCACAAGAAATATTAAGCGCGCTTCCTCAAGCTGAAAATAAAGTGTGGCATGGTCATCCTGTATGGTTTTTGGATGGCAATCCTGTTGTAGGCTATAGCAAATTGAAGGATTCAGTGCGGCTACTATTTTGGAGTGGGCAAAGTTTTGAAGAAGAAGGTTTGAATGATGAAGGAAGCTTTAAAGCTGCTGATGCACGGTATACATCTCTAGATCAGATCAATAAAAAAGATTTGAAACGATGGCTCAAGAAAGCTGAAGATATCCAGTGGGATTATAAAAATATTGTAAAACGAAAAGGGAAGCTAGAACGGCTGAAGTAA
- a CDS encoding VOC family protein: MQKITPHLWFDTQAKEAAEFYISIFPNSKINTVSQLRNTPSGDCDIVSFEIEGQPFMSISAGPYFKINPSVSFLLNFDPSVWPDAEERLNTLWAHLIDGGNALMPLQEYPHSKWYGWVQDKYGVSWQLMLTNPDGEKRPFVTPSIMYANTVAGKAEEAIDFYTSVFKDGKRGTTARYPAGMEPDKEGTLMYADFFIMNTWLAAMDSARSHEFIFNEGVSLMIPCDTQEEIDYYWQKLSAVPEAEQCGWLKDKFGLSWQVTSTALDTMMTQGTQEQIDRVTQAFLKMKKFDIATLEKAYNS, encoded by the coding sequence ATGCAAAAGATAACCCCACACCTTTGGTTTGATACTCAAGCTAAAGAAGCTGCAGAGTTTTATATATCTATTTTTCCAAATTCAAAGATCAATACAGTTTCGCAACTGCGGAATACTCCTTCAGGAGATTGCGATATCGTGTCATTTGAAATAGAAGGTCAGCCATTTATGAGTATCAGTGCTGGACCATATTTTAAAATTAATCCTTCTGTTTCGTTTCTCCTCAATTTTGATCCATCAGTTTGGCCAGATGCTGAAGAACGATTGAATACTTTGTGGGCGCACTTAATTGATGGAGGAAACGCACTTATGCCACTCCAAGAATATCCTCATAGCAAATGGTATGGTTGGGTACAAGACAAGTATGGAGTCTCATGGCAATTGATGCTAACAAATCCAGATGGAGAAAAACGACCGTTTGTAACTCCTTCTATCATGTATGCAAATACAGTGGCTGGAAAAGCTGAAGAGGCAATTGATTTTTATACTTCAGTATTTAAAGATGGAAAACGAGGAACTACCGCGCGTTATCCTGCAGGTATGGAGCCTGATAAAGAAGGGACACTCATGTACGCAGACTTTTTTATTATGAATACATGGCTCGCTGCTATGGATAGTGCTCGATCTCATGAATTTATATTTAATGAAGGTGTTTCACTTATGATTCCATGTGATACACAAGAAGAGATAGATTATTATTGGCAGAAACTATCTGCTGTTCCAGAAGCTGAGCAGTGTGGCTGGCTTAAAGATAAATTTGGACTTTCATGGCAGGTAACCTCAACAGCATTAGACACTATGATGACACAAGGTACACAAGAACAAATAGATAGAGTAACTCAAGCATTTCTTAAAATGAAAAAGTTTGATATTGCTACACTAGAGAAAGCATACAACTCATAA
- a CDS encoding prepilin-type N-terminal cleavage/methylation domain-containing protein: MSLHKKSSGFTLIELLVVIAIIGTLSAVVLGSLNSARQKARVTKVKAELFQISNAIKTLALDTGFIPTVGSTKLQETECVCNGACNGNGNELYVDLAAAGVDETDGNFPNWNGPYISRIPLDPWGSSYIFDSDYTCSTQAGCEAYSGQIVSVVHSAGPNKSAINAYDSDDIVRVFCAE; encoded by the coding sequence ATGAGTCTTCACAAAAAAAGTTCAGGTTTTACTTTAATCGAACTCTTAGTCGTGATTGCTATTATCGGCACACTTAGTGCTGTTGTGTTGGGGAGTTTGAATAGTGCTCGGCAAAAAGCAAGAGTAACAAAAGTAAAAGCTGAACTCTTTCAGATAAGTAATGCGATAAAAACATTAGCCCTTGATACTGGGTTCATACCTACGGTTGGTTCAACAAAATTACAGGAAACAGAATGTGTATGTAACGGCGCATGCAACGGTAACGGCAATGAACTTTATGTTGATTTAGCGGCAGCAGGAGTTGATGAAACAGATGGCAACTTTCCAAATTGGAATGGGCCTTATATATCGAGGATACCGCTTGACCCATGGGGTAGCTCGTATATATTTGATTCAGATTATACATGTTCTACCCAAGCTGGCTGTGAAGCATATAGTGGGCAGATTGTGAGTGTCGTGCATTCTGCAGGACCAAATAAAAGTGCAATCAATGCCTATGATAGTGATGATATTGTCCGTGTATTTTGTGCAGAGTAA
- a CDS encoding DUF1697 domain-containing protein, with protein MKYVALLRGINVGGNNKVEMSRLKKLFESMGYTNVLTYINSGNIIFETKGTTEALAKTIDAAIEKEFKIPVTVVVRTQKEIEKLDDAVPATWVNDESMKTDIMFLWKEFDSKDVVKQLTIKPDIDDVKYLPGAIVWRVDKNKVTKSGLMKIVGTELYKKMTIRNVNTLHKLKMLMEDK; from the coding sequence ATGAAATACGTTGCCCTACTCCGCGGGATTAATGTCGGTGGAAACAACAAAGTTGAGATGTCACGGCTTAAAAAGCTGTTTGAAAGCATGGGTTATACCAATGTCCTTACGTACATTAATTCCGGTAATATTATCTTTGAAACAAAAGGCACTACTGAAGCTCTAGCTAAGACTATTGATGCTGCAATAGAAAAAGAATTCAAAATCCCAGTAACTGTCGTCGTGCGTACCCAAAAAGAAATAGAAAAGCTTGATGATGCAGTACCGGCAACTTGGGTCAATGATGAGAGTATGAAAACAGATATTATGTTTTTATGGAAAGAATTTGATTCTAAAGATGTAGTAAAGCAGCTTACTATTAAGCCGGATATAGATGATGTGAAATACCTTCCTGGCGCAATAGTATGGCGAGTAGATAAAAATAAAGTTACCAAAAGCGGACTTATGAAAATAGTTGGCACAGAACTCTATAAAAAGATGACAATACGCAATGTGAATACATTGCATAAGTTGAAAATGTTGATGGAGGATAAATAG
- a CDS encoding L,D-transpeptidase family protein, translating to MDTWSKYGFICSVVLTILTVSGIILHHNTYGKISDLTKQTQTQHAIAADISVPIEVTPPEPPAPVVPPPPVFTYIKIHNGCDWKSEGSCVNMRSGPGTEFPSVLKLRDGMVLRVADSVVSDGLTWYKIDFKSTWIRYPERMEGDLYVAESDSVQVFTDVGDLNTATVSTTTTKRIVVDLSEQKLYAYDGAELFMEEPVSSGLETMLTPRGTFFVFRKTPSRYMQGPIPDISSQYYDLPGVPWDLYFTTDGAVIHGAYWHNKFGEQWSHGCVNLPPEVAERLYRWADIGMPVIVQS from the coding sequence ATGGATACGTGGTCAAAATATGGTTTTATCTGTTCAGTAGTATTAACGATACTTACTGTGAGTGGAATCATTTTGCATCATAATACATACGGTAAAATATCAGATCTAACGAAACAGACTCAGACACAGCATGCAATAGCAGCTGATATCTCTGTACCTATTGAAGTTACTCCGCCTGAGCCACCAGCTCCAGTAGTACCTCCACCACCAGTATTTACCTATATAAAGATACATAATGGGTGTGATTGGAAGAGTGAAGGATCCTGCGTAAATATGCGATCGGGACCAGGTACTGAATTTCCATCTGTATTGAAGCTGCGAGATGGAATGGTGCTTAGAGTTGCCGATAGTGTTGTTTCAGATGGTCTTACTTGGTATAAAATCGATTTCAAATCTACATGGATTCGCTATCCAGAACGAATGGAAGGTGATCTATATGTTGCTGAATCTGATTCTGTGCAGGTATTTACTGATGTAGGAGATTTAAATACAGCAACAGTAAGTACCACAACAACCAAACGCATTGTCGTTGATCTTTCAGAACAAAAGCTCTATGCCTACGATGGTGCTGAATTATTTATGGAGGAACCTGTTTCATCAGGTTTAGAGACAATGCTCACACCGCGGGGTACATTTTTTGTCTTTAGAAAGACACCTAGTAGATATATGCAAGGTCCTATTCCCGATATTAGTAGTCAGTATTATGATCTCCCTGGAGTGCCATGGGATCTTTATTTTACAACTGATGGAGCTGTCATTCATGGTGCCTATTGGCATAATAAATTTGGTGAACAATGGTCACATGGTTGTGTGAACCTTCCACCAGAAGTTGCAGAAAGACTCTATCGTTGGGCAGATATTGGAATGCCTGTTATAGTACAGTCGTAA